In Stenotrophomonas sp. ASS1, the following proteins share a genomic window:
- a CDS encoding succinate dehydrogenase iron-sulfur subunit — MAEFSLPKNSKITKGKHFPVKNGGKNVRTFKIYRWSPDDDSNPRTDTYEVDLDACGPMVLDALIKIKNEIDPTLTFRRSCREGICGSCAMNIDGTNTLACTRAISDCGKKEVPIYPLPHMNVVKDLVPDLTHFYAQYASIKPWIRTQTPAPPDRERLQSPEDRKKLDGLYECILCACCSTSCPSYWWNGERYLGPAILLQAYRWIIDSRDEDTGARLDDLEDPFKLYRCHTIMNCARTCPKGLNPALAIAEIKKLMMERRA, encoded by the coding sequence ATGGCCGAGTTTTCACTCCCCAAGAATTCCAAGATCACGAAGGGCAAGCACTTCCCCGTCAAGAACGGCGGCAAGAACGTGCGCACCTTCAAGATCTACCGCTGGAGTCCGGACGACGACAGCAACCCGCGCACCGATACCTATGAAGTCGATCTGGACGCCTGTGGCCCGATGGTCCTGGACGCCCTGATCAAGATCAAGAACGAGATCGACCCGACCCTGACCTTCCGCCGCTCCTGCCGCGAAGGTATCTGTGGTTCGTGCGCGATGAACATCGACGGCACCAACACCCTGGCCTGCACCCGAGCCATCTCGGACTGCGGCAAGAAGGAAGTGCCGATCTACCCGCTGCCGCACATGAACGTGGTCAAGGATCTGGTTCCGGACCTGACCCACTTCTACGCGCAGTACGCCTCGATCAAGCCGTGGATCCGCACCCAGACCCCGGCACCGCCGGACCGTGAGCGCCTGCAGTCGCCGGAAGACCGCAAGAAGCTGGACGGCCTGTACGAGTGCATCCTGTGCGCCTGCTGCTCGACCAGCTGCCCGAGCTACTGGTGGAACGGCGAGCGTTACCTGGGCCCGGCGATCCTGCTGCAGGCCTACCGCTGGATCATCGACTCGCGCGATGAGGACACCGGTGCGCGCCTGGACGATCTGGAAGATCCGTTCAAGCTGTACCGCTGCCACACCATCATGAACTGCGCCCGGACCTGCCCGAAGGGCCTGAACCCGGCGCTGGCGATCGCCGAGATCAAGAAGCTGATGATGGAACGCCGCGCCTGA